Proteins encoded by one window of bacterium:
- the pstC gene encoding phosphate ABC transporter permease subunit PstC — translation MAGPGALRREGGLALSHPGARRVPSPAADRLFRAGAGLCALSVLLILVLLVATLAWKSLPAIRRFGPAFLWSDAWNPVTGTYGALSSIVGTLASTLIALALAVPLSLTIAFFLVELAPPAVSRPVGLAIELLAAVPSIIYGMWGLYVFAPLVSRHVQPALARAGGGSPFFGGPQMGIGVLTAGLILALMVLPFMTAVIRDVFSLVPHVVKEAAYGLGATTWEVARQVTLRYGLHGVIGAVVLGLGRAIGETMAVTFVIGNEHRLSLSLFAPGNTIASTLANEFSEASDPLHVSALVALGAILLLLSAGVQCAAQLWLSRVERRSGAAR, via the coding sequence GTGGCAGGACCAGGTGCGCTGCGACGGGAAGGCGGTCTGGCCCTGAGCCACCCGGGCGCGCGGCGCGTTCCGAGCCCCGCGGCGGACCGGCTCTTCCGGGCTGGCGCGGGCTTGTGCGCGCTGTCGGTCCTGCTGATCCTCGTGCTGCTGGTGGCGACGCTGGCGTGGAAGTCGCTGCCGGCGATCCGGCGGTTCGGCCCCGCGTTTCTCTGGTCCGACGCCTGGAATCCCGTGACGGGGACCTACGGGGCGCTGAGCAGCATCGTCGGGACGCTCGCCTCGACGCTGATCGCGCTGGCGCTCGCCGTTCCCCTGAGCCTGACGATCGCGTTCTTCCTCGTCGAGCTGGCGCCGCCCGCCGTGAGCAGGCCGGTGGGCCTGGCGATCGAGCTGCTGGCGGCGGTGCCGAGCATCATCTACGGCATGTGGGGGCTGTACGTCTTTGCGCCGCTGGTCTCGCGGCACGTGCAGCCGGCGCTCGCCCGCGCCGGCGGCGGGTCGCCCTTCTTCGGCGGCCCGCAGATGGGGATCGGCGTGCTCACCGCGGGCCTGATCCTGGCGCTGATGGTCCTGCCGTTCATGACCGCCGTCATCCGCGACGTCTTCTCGCTCGTCCCGCACGTCGTGAAGGAGGCGGCGTACGGCCTCGGGGCCACGACCTGGGAGGTGGCGCGGCAGGTCACGCTCCGGTACGGGCTGCACGGGGTCATCGGCGCCGTCGTGCTTGGGCTCGGGCGGGCGATTGGCGAGACGATGGCGGTGACTTTCGTCATCGGCAACGAGCACCGGCTCTCCCTGTCGCTCTTCGCGCCGGGCAATACCATCGCCTCCACGCTGGCCAACGAGTTCTCGGAGGCCTCCGACCCCCTGCACGTCAGCGCCCTGGTCGCCCTGGGGGCGATCCTCCTGCTCCTCTCCGCGGGCGTGCAGTGCGCGGCGCAGCTCTGGCTCTCGCGCGTCGAGCGTCGCAGCGGGGCCGCACGATGA